The Phocoena phocoena chromosome 4, mPhoPho1.1, whole genome shotgun sequence genome contains a region encoding:
- the KRTAP8-1 gene encoding keratin-associated protein 8-1: protein MSYNNFSSTVFPGCYWGSYSYPLGYSVGCGYVSTHSPVGYGFGYGYNGCGAFDYRRFWPFSLY from the coding sequence ATGAGCTATAACAACTTCTCCAGCACTGTCTTCCCAGGATGCTACTGGGGCAGTTACAGCTACCCCCTGGGGTATAGTGTTGGCTGTGGCTACGTCAGTACCCACTCCCCAGTGGGCTATGGTTTTGGCTATGGCTACAATGGCTGTGGGGCTTTCGACTACAGAAGATTCTGGCCATTTTCTCTCTACTGA
- the KRTAP7-1 gene encoding LOW QUALITY PROTEIN: keratin-associated protein 7-1 (The sequence of the model RefSeq protein was modified relative to this genomic sequence to represent the inferred CDS: substituted 2 bases at 2 genomic stop codons): MTHYFCYGSYFPGNPCXATDFHRTFRATLLNCVMPLGSPLNYSYGXNGYSSLGYGFGGSNINNLGYGYGGSFCRPWGSGSGFGYSTY; the protein is encoded by the coding sequence ATGACTCATTACTTCTGCTATGGAAGCTACTTCCCAGGTAATCCTTGCTAGGCAACCGATTTCCACAGGACATTCAGAGCCACACTCCTAAACTGCGTCATGCCCCTGGGCTCTCCCCTGAACTACAGTTATGGATGAAATGGTTACAGCTCCCTGGGCTACGGCTTTGGTGGTAGCAACATTAACAACCTAGGCTATGGCTATGGTGGCAGCTTTTGCCGACCATGGGGCTCTGGCTCTGGCTTTGGCTACAGCACTTATTGA